A DNA window from Streptomyces sp. 71268 contains the following coding sequences:
- a CDS encoding response regulator transcription factor, which produces MTTRVIIVDDQAMVRAGFAALLATQSDIDVVGEAPDGKQGVEVSRSTHPDVVLMDVRMPEMDGLEAARQLLSPPPGVVHRPKVLMLTTFDVDDYVYEALRAGASGFLLKDAPPADLISAVRIVARGEALLAPSVTRRLIADFARQRPAPRRDPALRLQGLTPRETEVLELIARGLSNSEIAASLVLAEQTVKSHIGRVLAKLGLRDRAQAVIFAYESGLVTPGDAP; this is translated from the coding sequence ATGACCACCCGCGTGATCATCGTTGACGATCAGGCCATGGTGCGGGCGGGCTTCGCCGCGCTCCTGGCCACGCAGAGCGACATCGACGTCGTCGGCGAGGCCCCGGACGGGAAGCAGGGGGTCGAGGTCAGCCGGTCCACGCACCCCGACGTGGTGCTCATGGACGTCCGGATGCCCGAGATGGACGGGTTGGAGGCGGCCCGGCAGCTCCTGTCGCCGCCGCCGGGCGTCGTGCACCGGCCCAAGGTGTTGATGCTGACCACGTTCGACGTGGACGACTACGTGTACGAGGCGCTGCGCGCGGGCGCCAGCGGCTTCCTCCTCAAGGACGCGCCGCCGGCCGACCTGATCTCGGCGGTACGGATCGTCGCTCGGGGCGAGGCGCTGCTCGCGCCGTCGGTGACCCGCCGCCTGATCGCCGACTTCGCCCGGCAGCGCCCGGCCCCGCGCCGGGACCCCGCGCTGCGCCTCCAGGGCCTCACGCCTCGCGAGACGGAGGTCCTGGAGTTGATAGCCCGGGGCCTGTCGAACTCGGAGATCGCCGCCTCGCTCGTGCTGGCCGAGCAGACCGTGAAGAGCCACATCGGCCGGGTGCTGGCCAAGTTGGGGCTGCGCGACCGCGCCCAGGCCGTGATCTTCGCGTACGAGTCGGGCCTGGTCACCCCCGGCGACGCCCCCTGA
- a CDS encoding aldo/keto reductase: MSNEKIAAVTLGTDGPLVGVQGLGCMGMSHAYGPTDEAEARATLEHALERGVTLFDTADIYGFGRNEEFLAPFVKAHRDEITLATKFAIVRREDDPSYQEIRNDRDYIRQSIEGSLRRLGVDHVDLYYMHRRNLDVPIEETVGAMAELVTEGKVKHLGLSEVSGTELRAAHGVHPIAAVQSEWSLFSRDVEEGVVAAARELGVTFVPYSPLGRGFLTGAFVHADQELAEDDWRRTQPRFTGDNAAANAALLEPVRGIAQERGVTLAQVALAWVHQRSRVHDLAVVPIPGTRKRSRLDENLAAADLTLDAAELAALEPIASRVTGGRYADMSFTAAGRE; this comes from the coding sequence ATGAGCAACGAGAAGATCGCGGCCGTCACCCTCGGCACGGACGGCCCCCTGGTCGGCGTGCAGGGCCTGGGCTGCATGGGCATGTCCCACGCCTACGGCCCGACCGACGAGGCCGAGGCCCGAGCCACCCTGGAGCACGCCCTGGAACGGGGCGTCACGCTCTTCGACACGGCCGACATCTACGGCTTCGGCCGCAACGAGGAGTTCCTCGCCCCCTTCGTCAAGGCCCACCGTGACGAGATCACGCTGGCCACCAAGTTCGCGATCGTACGCCGCGAGGACGACCCGTCGTACCAGGAGATTCGCAACGACCGCGACTACATCCGGCAGTCCATCGAGGGCAGCCTGCGCCGGCTCGGCGTGGACCACGTGGATCTCTACTACATGCACCGCCGCAACCTCGACGTGCCGATCGAGGAGACCGTGGGCGCCATGGCCGAACTCGTCACCGAGGGCAAGGTCAAGCACCTCGGGCTGAGCGAGGTCTCCGGCACCGAACTGCGCGCCGCGCACGGCGTGCACCCGATCGCCGCGGTGCAGTCCGAGTGGTCCCTGTTCAGCCGCGACGTGGAGGAGGGCGTGGTGGCCGCGGCGCGTGAGCTCGGCGTCACCTTCGTGCCGTACTCGCCGCTCGGCCGTGGCTTCCTCACCGGCGCGTTCGTCCACGCCGACCAGGAACTGGCCGAGGACGACTGGCGCCGCACCCAGCCCCGCTTCACCGGCGACAACGCCGCCGCCAACGCCGCCCTCCTCGAGCCCGTGCGCGGCATCGCCCAGGAACGCGGGGTGACGCTCGCCCAGGTCGCCCTGGCCTGGGTGCACCAGCGGTCCCGGGTGCACGACCTGGCGGTGGTCCCGATCCCGGGTACCCGCAAGCGCTCCCGGCTGGACGAGAACCTCGCCGCCGCCGACCTCACCCTGGACGCGGCCGAACTCGCCGCCCTGGAACCGATCGCCAGCCGGGTCACGGGCGGACGCTACGCGGACATGTCGTTCACGGCGGCGGGCCGCGAGTAG
- a CDS encoding sensor histidine kinase, with protein sequence MSTAPPSPAPSSGGEPHAPLRQRARAAARRVLRDVVHDLTTPAEPPRASLAAGERRWLRRLPYFLLGVLTAILLPVTGTMLTNGYGLHPAASGVLAITQVTPLLLAVRRPLQAWWIIFPADVVGAFALLTVPDQEQPWPWTPMAIIGYLALSLALGLREGRRTLVTIWLLSGAAGALFELISQDRSDGSPVLLFVLGGIVLLVGGTVRERRDAQRRLAEVETISEAERARRTLLEERARIARELHDVVAHHMSVITVQADSAPYRIEDLPPQAREEFGTIAAMARESLTEMRRLLGVLRNDGAGSDPERMPQPGLSRVPQLVEATLRAGVPVKWDIPDAVNRLGPLPQAVELSAYRIVQEALANVVRHAPGAPTHVSLTTTGSHLGVLVINYAPPEPASVPLETAGTGHGLVGMRERVRLVGGTVDIGPLPDGGFRVAARLPLAAHGAGAESGSASSAGGPEEVDIPGTASPPAPDG encoded by the coding sequence ATGTCCACCGCACCCCCCTCCCCCGCGCCGTCGTCCGGCGGCGAACCGCACGCGCCGCTGCGGCAGCGGGCGCGTGCCGCGGCACGTCGTGTGCTGCGCGACGTCGTACACGATCTGACCACGCCCGCCGAGCCGCCCCGGGCGTCGCTCGCGGCCGGCGAACGGCGCTGGCTGCGCCGGCTGCCCTACTTCCTCCTCGGCGTGCTCACGGCGATCCTGTTGCCGGTCACGGGGACGATGCTGACCAACGGCTACGGCCTGCATCCGGCGGCCTCCGGAGTGCTGGCCATCACGCAGGTCACACCGTTGTTGCTGGCGGTGCGCCGGCCGCTCCAGGCGTGGTGGATCATCTTCCCGGCCGACGTGGTGGGCGCCTTCGCGCTGCTGACGGTGCCCGACCAGGAGCAGCCCTGGCCCTGGACGCCGATGGCGATCATCGGTTACCTGGCGCTGTCGCTCGCGCTGGGGCTGCGCGAGGGACGGCGCACGCTGGTCACCATCTGGCTGCTGAGCGGGGCGGCCGGCGCGCTGTTCGAGCTGATCTCGCAGGACCGCAGTGACGGCTCGCCCGTGCTGCTGTTCGTCCTCGGCGGCATCGTGCTGCTGGTCGGCGGCACGGTGCGCGAGCGCCGCGACGCCCAGCGGCGACTGGCCGAGGTGGAGACGATCAGCGAGGCGGAGCGGGCCCGCCGCACGCTGCTCGAGGAGCGCGCGCGCATCGCCCGCGAGCTGCACGACGTGGTGGCGCACCACATGTCGGTGATCACGGTGCAGGCGGACAGCGCCCCGTACCGCATCGAGGACTTGCCGCCGCAGGCGCGCGAGGAGTTCGGCACCATCGCGGCCATGGCCCGCGAGTCGCTGACCGAGATGCGTCGGCTGCTCGGCGTGCTGCGCAACGACGGCGCCGGCAGCGACCCCGAGCGCATGCCGCAGCCGGGGCTGAGCCGGGTGCCGCAGCTCGTGGAGGCGACGCTGCGGGCGGGGGTGCCGGTGAAGTGGGATATCCCGGACGCGGTGAACCGGCTCGGCCCGCTCCCGCAGGCCGTGGAGCTGTCGGCGTACCGGATCGTGCAGGAGGCGCTGGCCAACGTCGTACGGCACGCGCCGGGCGCCCCCACACACGTGTCGCTGACCACGACCGGCAGCCATCTGGGCGTGCTGGTGATCAACTACGCGCCGCCCGAGCCGGCGTCGGTGCCGCTGGAGACCGCTGGCACCGGTCACGGGCTGGTGGGCATGCGTGAGCGCGTGCGGCTCGTCGGCGGCACCGTGGACATCGGGCCGCTGCCCGACGGTGGCTTCCGCGTCGCGGCCCGGTTGCCGCTCGCGGCACACGGCGCGGGGGCGGAGTCCGGTTCGGCCAGCTCGGCCGGGGGCCCCGAAGAGGTGGACATCCCGGGGACCGCTTCCCCGCCCGCCCCGGACGGCTAG
- a CDS encoding DUF4429 domain-containing protein, giving the protein MGDVLAGFHTVWEFNADSVLIRFERGIRTPKLLQALGERRIPYEALAGVELTPGKRGTVVLRAVPRPGADPLMDAADGQLKENYDPYRLVLPAERETLAEYYADEIRAALGPDAKAPADTHLVAAPAPPLTFKAYDGKASFDGSSVVFRWFWTGASSAKWKAGDQRFQVSELTGVEWRSPEVFNGHLRLVARGADGSEPGAADQNPAAVVFGMGYGLVHDSLPFAAAVLEAVRAASTGNGGGPHPHGAPVPSPVEAQQASARPDPGHIADRIRHLGDLHQAGLLTDDEFTSKKAELLAEL; this is encoded by the coding sequence ATGGGTGATGTGCTGGCCGGTTTTCACACGGTCTGGGAGTTCAACGCTGACTCCGTGCTCATCCGCTTCGAACGGGGGATTCGCACACCGAAGCTGCTCCAGGCGCTCGGTGAACGCCGCATCCCCTACGAGGCGTTGGCAGGAGTGGAGCTGACGCCCGGCAAGCGCGGCACGGTGGTGTTGCGCGCGGTGCCGAGGCCCGGCGCCGATCCGCTGATGGACGCGGCGGACGGGCAGCTCAAGGAGAACTACGACCCGTATCGGCTGGTGCTGCCCGCCGAGCGGGAGACGCTCGCCGAGTACTACGCGGACGAGATACGGGCCGCGCTGGGTCCGGACGCCAAGGCGCCGGCCGATACCCATCTGGTGGCGGCGCCCGCGCCGCCGCTGACCTTCAAGGCGTACGACGGAAAGGCGTCCTTCGACGGGTCGTCCGTGGTCTTCCGGTGGTTTTGGACGGGCGCGTCCTCCGCCAAGTGGAAGGCCGGTGACCAGCGGTTCCAGGTCTCGGAGCTGACCGGGGTCGAGTGGCGGTCACCCGAGGTGTTCAACGGGCACCTGCGGCTGGTGGCGCGCGGCGCGGACGGGAGCGAACCGGGCGCGGCCGACCAGAACCCGGCCGCGGTCGTCTTCGGCATGGGGTACGGCCTGGTGCACGACTCGTTGCCGTTCGCGGCGGCCGTCCTGGAGGCGGTACGGGCCGCGTCCACCGGCAACGGTGGCGGGCCGCACCCGCACGGCGCGCCGGTGCCGAGCCCGGTGGAGGCCCAGCAGGCCTCGGCCCGCCCCGATCCCGGGCACATCGCCGACCGCATCCGGCACCTGGGCGACCTGCACCAGGCGGGGCTGTTGACGGATGACGAGTTCACGTCGAAGAAGGCGGAGCTGCTGGCGGAGCTGTGA
- a CDS encoding alpha/beta hydrolase, with translation MVQRGQHDERKRYARGAGLLAETAETRPAAAASPSATAGSSVTPRARRGRRRRAGRGRRTLVALALAVTTVTGTAGWAVAHEQPAITGPPPGAAAWRADDSLGRPLPDPATASPTAVARFFAGLTTAEQHTLAQRHPLITGNLDGAPITLRYEANERALAVERDRELTRARDDGLTSQGRDRARDRAERYAALLAGDRQILAFDPRDRGQVAEVYGDLTRARHTAVIVPGSDIDLGSYATPATPSPAATATAGRADGRPDGGASTPPAGAEAATTAAATPIGMATSLRTELARQAPHTGTAVISWTGYSTPVGLGLDAATGRLARAGAPRLDRFLAGLAAADGAPTAPPTVLCHSYGSVVCGLAAHRIGPDASDLVVLGSPGTRADSVADLGTSARVWAAKDGSDWIGKIPHVELFGLGHGADPAGDGFGARRLSTARVDGHAGYFAPNTESLRNFARITLGDFGAVRCAVGSDSTAADVRGCVSDLL, from the coding sequence ATGGTGCAGCGGGGGCAGCACGACGAGCGGAAGCGGTACGCGCGGGGCGCGGGGCTGCTGGCCGAGACGGCCGAGACACGGCCGGCCGCCGCCGCGTCCCCGTCGGCCACGGCCGGCTCCTCCGTCACTCCGCGCGCACGGCGCGGACGGCGGCGGCGCGCGGGGCGGGGCAGACGGACCCTGGTGGCGCTCGCGCTCGCGGTCACCACCGTGACCGGCACCGCGGGCTGGGCCGTGGCCCACGAGCAGCCCGCCATCACCGGCCCGCCGCCGGGCGCCGCGGCCTGGCGCGCGGACGACTCGCTGGGCCGCCCCCTGCCCGACCCGGCGACCGCCTCACCCACCGCCGTGGCCCGCTTCTTCGCGGGCCTCACCACCGCCGAGCAGCACACGCTGGCCCAGCGACACCCGCTGATCACCGGCAACCTGGACGGCGCCCCGATCACCCTGCGGTACGAGGCGAACGAGCGGGCCCTCGCGGTCGAGCGGGACCGGGAGTTGACCCGCGCCCGGGACGACGGGCTGACCTCGCAGGGCCGCGACCGCGCCCGCGACCGCGCCGAGCGCTATGCCGCGCTCCTCGCCGGCGACCGGCAGATCCTCGCGTTCGACCCGCGCGACCGAGGCCAGGTGGCGGAGGTCTACGGGGACCTGACCCGGGCCCGCCACACGGCCGTCATCGTGCCGGGCTCGGACATCGACCTCGGCTCGTACGCCACCCCAGCCACACCGTCCCCCGCGGCCACGGCCACGGCCGGCCGGGCGGACGGTCGCCCCGACGGCGGGGCGAGCACACCGCCGGCCGGCGCCGAGGCGGCTACGACGGCGGCTGCGACGCCGATCGGTATGGCCACGTCGCTGCGGACCGAACTCGCGCGCCAGGCCCCGCACACCGGCACCGCCGTCATCTCCTGGACCGGCTACTCCACGCCGGTGGGCCTCGGCCTGGACGCGGCGACGGGCCGGCTCGCGCGGGCGGGCGCGCCCCGACTCGATCGGTTCCTGGCCGGGTTGGCGGCCGCCGACGGCGCGCCCACCGCCCCGCCAACCGTGCTCTGTCACAGCTACGGCTCGGTGGTCTGCGGGCTCGCCGCGCACCGGATCGGCCCCGACGCCTCCGACCTGGTCGTCCTCGGCAGCCCCGGCACCCGCGCGGACAGCGTGGCCGACCTGGGGACCAGCGCCAGGGTGTGGGCCGCCAAGGACGGCTCCGACTGGATCGGCAAGATCCCGCACGTCGAGTTGTTCGGCCTCGGTCACGGTGCCGACCCGGCAGGTGACGGCTTCGGCGCCCGCCGGCTGTCCACGGCACGCGTCGACGGCCACGCGGGGTACTTCGCGCCGAACACCGAGTCGCTGCGCAACTTCGCCCGCATCACGCTGGGCGACTTCGGCGCGGTGCGCTGCGCGGTGGGCTCCGACAGCACCGCCGCCGACGTTCGGGGGTGCGTCAGTGATCTGCTCTGA
- a CDS encoding MerR family transcriptional regulator gives MTVTDSAYATTAPAAEVSACARPLVHPRPTGQDRYTISEVVTATGLSAHTLRWYERIGLMPHVDRSHTGQRRYSNRDLNWLDLVGKLRLTGMPVADMVRYAELVRAGEHTFPEREKLLTAHREDVRRRIAELQGTLAILDHKIDNYADARRASERA, from the coding sequence ATGACCGTGACGGACAGCGCATACGCCACGACGGCTCCCGCAGCCGAGGTGTCGGCGTGCGCGCGGCCGCTGGTACATCCACGGCCGACCGGCCAGGACCGCTACACGATCAGCGAGGTCGTCACCGCGACCGGGCTCAGCGCGCACACCCTGCGCTGGTACGAGCGGATCGGCCTGATGCCACACGTGGACCGGTCACACACCGGCCAGCGCCGCTACAGCAACCGGGACCTGAACTGGCTCGACCTGGTCGGCAAGCTCCGACTGACCGGCATGCCGGTCGCGGACATGGTCCGCTACGCCGAACTGGTCCGCGCCGGCGAGCACACCTTCCCCGAACGCGAGAAACTGCTCACCGCGCACCGGGAGGACGTACGGCGCCGCATCGCCGAACTGCAGGGCACCCTCGCGATCCTCGACCACAAGATCGACAACTACGCTGACGCCCGGCGGGCGTCGGAGAGGGCCTGA
- a CDS encoding TetR family transcriptional regulator: MTDQVTPPIGLRQRKKQRTRDALTRAALELFVEQGYEDTTVDEIAEAVDVSQRTFFRYFANKEEVAFSVQELAEAYFYAAVLDRPAHEAPLVALRRAVSSAWESVDEAIREVVPLELHMRAYRMIESTPALLAVHLRRNAELEARFAQEIARREGVDLAADPRPRVLVAAFGGVMRVAAKVWSEGDDCTVAAIRDLTESYLDQLPPALADDWHRPRTASRGNIASPANPASPVSTASPNDPGPGRGRTTTVAGADGACRA; this comes from the coding sequence ATGACGGACCAGGTGACACCCCCCATCGGCCTGCGGCAGCGCAAGAAGCAACGGACGCGCGACGCCCTGACCCGCGCGGCGCTCGAACTCTTCGTGGAGCAGGGGTACGAGGACACCACCGTCGACGAGATCGCGGAGGCCGTCGACGTCTCGCAGCGGACGTTCTTCCGCTACTTCGCCAACAAGGAGGAAGTGGCCTTTTCCGTACAGGAGTTGGCCGAGGCGTACTTCTACGCGGCGGTGCTGGACCGGCCCGCGCACGAGGCGCCGCTCGTCGCGCTGCGCCGGGCCGTCTCCTCGGCCTGGGAGAGCGTCGACGAGGCCATCCGGGAGGTGGTGCCGCTCGAACTCCACATGCGCGCCTACCGAATGATCGAGTCCACCCCCGCCCTGCTCGCCGTTCACCTGCGCCGTAATGCCGAGCTGGAGGCGCGGTTCGCGCAGGAGATCGCCCGGCGCGAGGGAGTGGACCTGGCGGCCGATCCCAGGCCACGGGTGTTGGTGGCGGCGTTCGGGGGCGTGATGCGGGTGGCGGCCAAGGTGTGGAGCGAGGGCGACGACTGCACGGTGGCCGCGATTCGCGACCTCACCGAGTCGTACCTGGACCAGTTGCCCCCGGCGCTGGCCGACGACTGGCACCGACCGCGCACCGCCAGCAGGGGCAACATCGCCAGCCCGGCCAATCCCGCCAGCCCGGTCAGCACCGCCAGCCCCAACGACCCCGGCCCCGGCCGTGGCCGTACGACCACCGTGGCCGGCGCGGACGGCGCGTGTCGCGCGTGA
- a CDS encoding alpha/beta hydrolase — MTSFPELGSPSSLSWVHTATAWRTTLALVVVFVLLATSGWAMGRRIGAGPDPLSASLAAWGKGTIAGRPLPDTDSSPRRLARFFDSLTGAQLTRLVRRYPLAVGNLNGAPVGLRYRANRLALNQARLVERKRTHDDRLTPYGQHEAERRMHRYESLLSEGRQILAFDPTGSGRVAEVFGNLATARRVSVVVPGVDTDLLTFERTRQPYRAPVGMARSLYAAERSASPASRTAVIAWADYTSPAGIGIDAATGARAEDGARRLRATLGGLPRRSRAEVALFCHSYGSVVCGVAADDLPRAVTDIAVSGSPGMRAENVADLGTSARVWAARDSGDWIADVPHLDIAGFGHGADPVESGFGARVLSADGAAGHAGYFEPGTTSLANFARVGVGAVTSVSCGGGDACTAGLI; from the coding sequence GTGACTTCCTTTCCGGAGCTCGGCTCCCCCTCCTCCCTGTCCTGGGTGCACACGGCCACGGCCTGGCGCACGACGCTCGCGCTGGTCGTGGTCTTCGTGCTGCTCGCCACCAGCGGTTGGGCCATGGGCAGGCGGATCGGCGCCGGGCCCGACCCGTTGAGCGCCTCGCTCGCCGCGTGGGGGAAGGGCACCATCGCCGGGCGCCCGCTGCCGGACACGGACTCCTCGCCCCGCCGCTTGGCGCGCTTCTTCGACTCGCTCACCGGCGCCCAACTCACCCGCCTCGTCCGGCGCTACCCGCTCGCCGTGGGCAACCTCAACGGCGCCCCCGTCGGGCTGCGCTACCGGGCCAACCGGCTGGCACTGAACCAGGCCAGGCTGGTGGAGCGGAAGCGGACGCACGACGACCGGCTCACGCCGTACGGGCAGCACGAGGCGGAGCGGCGCATGCACCGCTACGAGTCGTTGCTGAGCGAAGGACGGCAGATTCTCGCGTTCGACCCCACGGGATCGGGCCGGGTCGCGGAGGTCTTCGGGAACCTGGCAACCGCGCGGCGGGTGTCGGTCGTGGTACCTGGCGTGGACACGGACCTCCTCACGTTCGAGCGGACCCGCCAGCCCTACCGGGCGCCGGTCGGCATGGCCCGTTCGCTGTACGCGGCCGAGCGGTCCGCGAGCCCGGCGAGCCGGACCGCCGTGATCGCCTGGGCCGACTACACCAGCCCGGCCGGCATCGGCATCGACGCCGCGACCGGCGCGCGGGCCGAGGACGGCGCGCGGCGGCTGCGCGCCACGCTGGGCGGACTGCCCCGGCGGTCGCGGGCCGAGGTCGCCCTGTTCTGTCACAGCTACGGTTCCGTGGTGTGCGGGGTCGCCGCCGACGACCTGCCGCGCGCGGTCACCGACATCGCCGTCTCGGGCAGCCCGGGCATGCGCGCCGAGAACGTCGCCGACCTGGGCACATCGGCGCGCGTGTGGGCCGCGCGGGATTCCGGCGACTGGATCGCCGACGTACCTCATCTCGACATCGCCGGGTTCGGGCACGGGGCCGACCCGGTGGAGTCGGGCTTCGGCGCTCGTGTGCTGTCTGCTGACGGGGCGGCGGGGCACGCGGGATACTTCGAACCGGGGACGACGAGCCTCGCCAACTTCGCCAGGGTCGGCGTCGGCGCGGTGACGTCGGTGAGTTGCGGGGGTGGTGACGCCTGCACCGCGGGCCTGATCTGA
- a CDS encoding MFS transporter — MTSETTVAGAAPEQQEPLPQSGMRGHPWLTLISVAIGVMMVALDGTIVAIANPAIQHDLGASLADVQWITNGYLLALAVALITAGKLGDRFGHRQTFLVGVTGFALASAAIGLSGNVTAVVAFRVLQGLFGALLMPAALGLLRATFPAEKLNMAIGIWGMVIGASTAGGPIVGGLLVEHVNWQSVFFINIPVGVVALAIGLLILRDHRADNAPRSFDIPGIALLSGAMFCLIWALIKAPEWGWGDPATLLFLGLAVVAFAAFAYWQTRAAEPLLPLGLFRSVPLSAGTVLMVLMAFGFMGGLFFVTFYLQNVHGMSPVDSGLHLLPLTAMMIVASPAAGALITRVGPRVPLVGAMVLTAIALYGLAGLDVDSGTGLMSLWFALLGLGLAPVMVGATEVIVGNAPLEAAGVAGGLQQAAMQVGGSLGTAVLGAVMAGRVDRDLPVNWAEAGLPAPSGHELDQAADAVAIGRPPIDPDNPPPADVAEKITHAAHETFVSGMGLSFTVAAVVAVGAAAVATLAKRGAQSDASTKTPHI, encoded by the coding sequence ATGACCTCAGAGACCACCGTCGCCGGCGCCGCGCCGGAGCAACAGGAGCCGCTGCCCCAGTCCGGAATGCGAGGCCACCCCTGGCTCACCCTCATCTCCGTCGCGATCGGCGTCATGATGGTCGCCCTCGACGGCACGATCGTGGCCATCGCCAACCCCGCCATCCAGCACGACCTCGGCGCCTCCCTCGCCGACGTGCAGTGGATAACCAACGGCTACCTGCTGGCCCTCGCCGTCGCCCTGATCACGGCGGGCAAGCTCGGCGACCGCTTCGGCCACCGACAGACCTTCCTCGTCGGCGTCACCGGCTTCGCGCTCGCCTCGGCCGCCATCGGACTGTCCGGCAACGTCACGGCCGTGGTGGCCTTCCGTGTACTTCAGGGCCTGTTCGGCGCCCTGCTGATGCCCGCGGCGCTCGGCCTGCTCCGCGCCACCTTTCCGGCCGAGAAGCTCAACATGGCGATCGGCATCTGGGGCATGGTCATCGGCGCCTCCACCGCGGGCGGCCCGATCGTCGGCGGCCTGCTCGTGGAACACGTCAACTGGCAGTCGGTCTTCTTCATCAACATCCCCGTCGGCGTCGTCGCGCTCGCCATCGGCCTGCTGATCCTGCGCGACCACCGGGCCGACAACGCCCCCCGCTCGTTCGACATCCCCGGCATCGCGCTGCTGTCCGGCGCGATGTTCTGCCTGATCTGGGCGCTGATCAAGGCGCCGGAGTGGGGCTGGGGCGACCCGGCGACGCTGCTCTTCCTCGGCCTCGCGGTGGTCGCCTTCGCCGCCTTCGCGTACTGGCAGACCCGGGCGGCGGAACCGCTGCTGCCGCTCGGCCTCTTCCGCTCCGTCCCGCTGTCCGCCGGCACCGTCCTGATGGTGCTCATGGCCTTCGGCTTCATGGGCGGACTGTTCTTCGTCACCTTCTACCTGCAGAACGTGCACGGCATGAGCCCCGTGGACAGCGGCCTGCACCTGCTGCCGCTGACCGCGATGATGATCGTCGCGTCCCCGGCGGCCGGCGCCCTGATCACGCGGGTCGGGCCGCGCGTGCCCCTGGTCGGCGCGATGGTGCTGACGGCGATCGCGCTCTACGGGCTGGCCGGCCTGGACGTCGACTCGGGCACCGGGCTGATGTCGCTGTGGTTCGCCCTGCTCGGTCTCGGCCTCGCACCCGTGATGGTGGGCGCGACGGAGGTCATCGTCGGCAACGCCCCGCTGGAGGCCGCCGGCGTGGCGGGCGGCCTCCAGCAGGCCGCGATGCAGGTCGGCGGCAGCCTGGGCACCGCCGTGCTGGGCGCGGTCATGGCGGGCCGCGTGGACCGTGACCTGCCCGTCAACTGGGCGGAGGCCGGCCTGCCCGCGCCCTCCGGGCACGAGCTGGACCAGGCCGCCGACGCGGTCGCCATCGGCCGGCCGCCCATCGACCCGGACAACCCGCCGCCTGCGGACGTCGCGGAGAAGATCACACACGCCGCGCACGAGACGTTCGTGTCCGGCATGGGCCTGTCCTTCACGGTCGCCGCCGTCGTCGCGGTCGGCGCGGCCGCCGTCGCGACGCTCGCCAAGCGAGGCGCCCAGTCCGACGCGAGCACCAAAACGCCGCACATCTGA
- a CDS encoding peptidase inhibitor family I36 protein: MRTTTKRGTTVRALTTLAAMGAVAAMTTALAPPRASAQPTTPHASRPSDCAAGQLCLWERPGFKGPRHTYELSNTDIESCVPLPAGARAESLANRTGRPVTTYQSAECGETGEFDTYPGKGSGARLAESPYQIGAIKIWER, translated from the coding sequence ATGCGTACGACGACGAAGCGGGGCACCACGGTTCGGGCGCTGACGACCCTGGCGGCGATGGGGGCGGTGGCGGCCATGACCACGGCCCTGGCCCCGCCGCGAGCGAGCGCGCAGCCGACCACCCCGCACGCCAGCCGACCGAGCGACTGCGCGGCGGGCCAGCTCTGCCTGTGGGAGCGCCCCGGCTTCAAGGGCCCGCGCCACACCTACGAGCTGTCGAACACCGACATCGAGAGCTGCGTGCCGCTGCCGGCCGGGGCGAGGGCCGAATCCCTCGCCAACCGCACCGGGCGCCCGGTCACCACGTACCAGAGCGCCGAGTGCGGGGAGACCGGCGAGTTCGACACCTATCCGGGCAAGGGCAGCGGCGCCCGGCTGGCCGAGTCGCCCTACCAGATCGGGGCGATCAAGATCTGGGAGCGCTGA